From the genome of Impatiens glandulifera chromosome 9, dImpGla2.1, whole genome shotgun sequence, one region includes:
- the LOC124916138 gene encoding uncharacterized protein LOC124916138 has translation MGKRAAILALFMVAIMSVEVQRPWAAPEIIDKAKETVDDSWAEWAKGLFTEGYKSGENAANVASQGASDVSKKAGEKTNEAKEEASNIAANVKVAVGQAANKAVEGASNVYKQATDKTGRILSESAGKASEAYGYVSEKGNQAKKTASDTVNLASNKGEEVKDKSFEAKDVAGEKIETTKESIADQAKKTVQTAKEKASQTAGDVGEKVKSKITEL, from the exons atgGGGAAACGGGCAGCGATATTGGCTCTGTTTATGGTGGCGATCATGTCGGTCGAAGTCCAGCGACCGTGGGCGGCGCCCGAAATAATCGATAAAGCCAAAGAAACAGTAGATGATTCATGGGCTGAATGGGCTAAAGGCTTGTTCACCGA GGGATATAAGTCGGGGGAGAACGCAGCCAATGTAGCATCTCAAGGGGCGTCGG ATGTTTCGAAAAAGGCGGGtgaaaagacaaatgaagcAAAGGAAGAAGCATCTAACATAGCAGCCAACGTAAAAGTGGCGGTTGGTCAAGCGGCTAACAAGGCTGTGGAAGGAGCTTCAAACGTTTATAAACAAGCAACTGATAAAACAGGTCGCATATTAAGTGAAAGTGCAGGAAAAGCTTCTGAAGCTTATGGTTATGTATCTGAAAAAGGAAATCAGGCAAAGAAAACTGCTTCTGATACCGTAAACCTTGCTTCCAACAAGGGTGAGGAAGTTAAGGATAAATCTTTTGAAGCTAAAGATGTTGCTGGAGAGAAAATTGAAACTACTAAGGAATCTATTGCCGACCAGGCAAAGAAGACCGTTCAGACCGCCAAGGAGAAAGCATCACAAACCGCTGGTGATGTTGGCGAGAAGGTCAAGTCCAAAATTACAGAGCTTTGA